Proteins from a single region of Macaca nemestrina isolate mMacNem1 chromosome 13, mMacNem.hap1, whole genome shotgun sequence:
- the LOC105465290 gene encoding rhotekin isoform X5 — protein sequence MDRAGEGSDTELQRKLDHEIRMREGACKLLAACSQREQALEATKSLLVCNSRILSYMGELQRRKEAQVLGKTGRRPSDSGPPAERSPCRGRVCISDLRIPLMWKDTEYFKNKGDLHRWAVFLLLQLGEHIQDTEMILVDRTLTDISFQSNVLFAEAGPDFELRLELYGACVEEEGALTGAPKRLATKLSSSLGRSSGRRVRASLDSAGGSGSSPILLPTPAVGGPRYHLLAHTTLTLAAVQDGFRTHDLTLASHEENPAWLPLYGSVCCRLAAQPLCMTQPTASGTLRVQPAGEMQNWAQVHGVLKGTNLFCYRRPEDADTGEEPLLTIAINKETRVRAGELDQALGRPFTLSISNQYGDDEVTHTLQTESREALQSWMEALWQLFFDMSQWKQCCDEIMKIETPASRKPPQALAKQGSLYHEMAIEPLDDIAAVTDILTQREGARLETPPPWLAMFTDQPALPNPCSPASVAPAPAWTHPLPWGRPRTFSLDAVPPDHSPRARSVAPLPPQRSPRTRGLCSKGQPRTWLQSPV from the exons GACACGGAGTTGCAGAGGAAGCTAGACCATGAGATCCGGATGAGGGAAGGGGCCTGTAAGCTGCTGGCAGCCTGCTCCCAGCGAGAGCAGGCTCTGGAGGCCACCAAGAGCCTGCTAGTGTGCAACAGCCGCATCCTCAGCTACATGGGCGAGCTGCAGCGGCGCAAGGAGGCGCAGGTGCTGGGGAAGACAGGCCGGCG GCCTTCTGACAGTGGCCCGCCCGCTGAGCGCTCCCCCTGCCGCGGCCGGGTCTGCATCTCCG ACCTCCGGATTCCACTCATGTGGAAGGACACAGAATATTTCAAGAACAAAGGTG ACTTGCACCGCTGGGCTGTGTTCCTGCTACTGCAGCTGGGGGAACACATCCAGGACACAGAGATGATCCTGGTGGACAGGACCCTTACAGACATCTCCTTTCAGAGCAATGTGCTCTT CGCTGAGGCGGGGCCAGACTTTGAACTTCGGTTAGAGCTGTATGGGGCCTGTGTGGAAGAAGAGGGGGCCCTGACTGGTGCCCCCAAGAGGCTTGCCACCAAACTCAGCAGCTCCCTGGGCCGCTCCTCAGGGAGGCGTGTCCGGGCATCGCTGGACAGTGCTGGGGGTTCAGGGAGCAGTCCCATCTTGCTTCCCACCCCAGCTGTTGG TGGTCCTCGTTACCACCTCTTGGCTCACACCACACTCACCCTGGCAGCAGTGCAAGATGGATTCCGCACACATGACCTCACCCTTGCCAGTCATG AGGAGAACCCTGCCTGGCTACCCCTTTATGGTAGTGTGTGTTGCCGTCTGGCAGCTCAGCCTCTCTGCATGACTCAGCCTACTGCAAGTGGTACCCTCAGggtgcag CCAGCTGGGGAGATGCAGAACTGGGCACAAGTGCATGGAGTTCTAAAAGGCACAAACCTCTTCTGTTACCGGCGACCTGAGGATGCAGACACTGGGGAAGAGCCGCTGCTTACTATTGCCATCAACAAG GAGACTCGAGTCCGGGCAGGGGAGCTGGACCAGGCTCTAGGACGGCCCTTCACGCTAAGCATCAGTAACCAGTATGGGGATGATGAGGTGACACACACCCTTCAGACAGAAAGTCGGGAAGCCCTGCAGAGCTGGATGGAGGCTCTGTGGCAGCTTTTCTTTGACATGA GCCAGTGGAAGCAGTGTTGTGATGAAATCATGAAAATTGAAACTCCTGCTTCCCGGAAACCACCCCAAGCACTGGCAAAGCAGGGGTCCTTGTACCATGAGATGG CTATTGAGCCGCTGGATGACATCGCAGCGGTGACAGACATCCTGACCCAGCGGGAGGGCGCAAGGCTGGAAACACCCCCACCCTGGCTGGCAATGTTTACAGACCAGCCTGCCCTGCCTAACCCCTGCTCGCCTGCCTCAgtggccccagccccagcctggaccCACCCCCTGCCCTGGGGGAGACCCCGAACCTTTTCCCTGGATGCTGTACCCCCAGACCACTCCCCGAGGGCTCGCTCGGTTgcccccctcccacctcagcgaTCCCCACGGACCAGAGGCCTCTGCAGTAAAGGCCAACCTCGCACTTGGCTCCAGTCACCAGTGTGA
- the LOC105465290 gene encoding rhotekin isoform X3: MYSLAEHRNAPDTELQRKLDHEIRMREGACKLLAACSQREQALEATKSLLVCNSRILSYMGELQRRKEAQVLGKTGRRPSDSGPPAERSPCRGRVCISDLRIPLMWKDTEYFKNKGDLHRWAVFLLLQLGEHIQDTEMILVDRTLTDISFQSNVLFAEAGPDFELRLELYGACVEEEGALTGAPKRLATKLSSSLGRSSGRRVRASLDSAGGSGSSPILLPTPAVGGPRYHLLAHTTLTLAAVQDGFRTHDLTLASHEENPAWLPLYGSVCCRLAAQPLCMTQPTASGTLRVQPAGEMQNWAQVHGVLKGTNLFCYRRPEDADTGEEPLLTIAINKETRVRAGELDQALGRPFTLSISNQYGDDEVTHTLQTESREALQSWMEALWQLFFDMSQWKQCCDEIMKIETPASRKPPQALAKQGSLYHEMAIEPLDDIAAVTDILTQREGARLETPPPWLAMFTDQPALPNPCSPASVAPAPAWTHPLPWGRPRTFSLDAVPPDHSPRARSVAPLPPQRSPRTRGLCSKGQPRTWLQSPV; the protein is encoded by the exons GACACGGAGTTGCAGAGGAAGCTAGACCATGAGATCCGGATGAGGGAAGGGGCCTGTAAGCTGCTGGCAGCCTGCTCCCAGCGAGAGCAGGCTCTGGAGGCCACCAAGAGCCTGCTAGTGTGCAACAGCCGCATCCTCAGCTACATGGGCGAGCTGCAGCGGCGCAAGGAGGCGCAGGTGCTGGGGAAGACAGGCCGGCG GCCTTCTGACAGTGGCCCGCCCGCTGAGCGCTCCCCCTGCCGCGGCCGGGTCTGCATCTCCG ACCTCCGGATTCCACTCATGTGGAAGGACACAGAATATTTCAAGAACAAAGGTG ACTTGCACCGCTGGGCTGTGTTCCTGCTACTGCAGCTGGGGGAACACATCCAGGACACAGAGATGATCCTGGTGGACAGGACCCTTACAGACATCTCCTTTCAGAGCAATGTGCTCTT CGCTGAGGCGGGGCCAGACTTTGAACTTCGGTTAGAGCTGTATGGGGCCTGTGTGGAAGAAGAGGGGGCCCTGACTGGTGCCCCCAAGAGGCTTGCCACCAAACTCAGCAGCTCCCTGGGCCGCTCCTCAGGGAGGCGTGTCCGGGCATCGCTGGACAGTGCTGGGGGTTCAGGGAGCAGTCCCATCTTGCTTCCCACCCCAGCTGTTGG TGGTCCTCGTTACCACCTCTTGGCTCACACCACACTCACCCTGGCAGCAGTGCAAGATGGATTCCGCACACATGACCTCACCCTTGCCAGTCATG AGGAGAACCCTGCCTGGCTACCCCTTTATGGTAGTGTGTGTTGCCGTCTGGCAGCTCAGCCTCTCTGCATGACTCAGCCTACTGCAAGTGGTACCCTCAGggtgcag CCAGCTGGGGAGATGCAGAACTGGGCACAAGTGCATGGAGTTCTAAAAGGCACAAACCTCTTCTGTTACCGGCGACCTGAGGATGCAGACACTGGGGAAGAGCCGCTGCTTACTATTGCCATCAACAAG GAGACTCGAGTCCGGGCAGGGGAGCTGGACCAGGCTCTAGGACGGCCCTTCACGCTAAGCATCAGTAACCAGTATGGGGATGATGAGGTGACACACACCCTTCAGACAGAAAGTCGGGAAGCCCTGCAGAGCTGGATGGAGGCTCTGTGGCAGCTTTTCTTTGACATGA GCCAGTGGAAGCAGTGTTGTGATGAAATCATGAAAATTGAAACTCCTGCTTCCCGGAAACCACCCCAAGCACTGGCAAAGCAGGGGTCCTTGTACCATGAGATGG CTATTGAGCCGCTGGATGACATCGCAGCGGTGACAGACATCCTGACCCAGCGGGAGGGCGCAAGGCTGGAAACACCCCCACCCTGGCTGGCAATGTTTACAGACCAGCCTGCCCTGCCTAACCCCTGCTCGCCTGCCTCAgtggccccagccccagcctggaccCACCCCCTGCCCTGGGGGAGACCCCGAACCTTTTCCCTGGATGCTGTACCCCCAGACCACTCCCCGAGGGCTCGCTCGGTTgcccccctcccacctcagcgaTCCCCACGGACCAGAGGCCTCTGCAGTAAAGGCCAACCTCGCACTTGGCTCCAGTCACCAGTGTGA
- the LOC105465290 gene encoding rhotekin isoform X1, giving the protein MFSRNHRSRVTVARGSALEMEFKRGRFRLSLFSDPPEDTELQRKLDHEIRMREGACKLLAACSQREQALEATKSLLVCNSRILSYMGELQRRKEAQVLGKTGRRPSDSGPPAERSPCRGRVCISDLRIPLMWKDTEYFKNKGDLHRWAVFLLLQLGEHIQDTEMILVDRTLTDISFQSNVLFAEAGPDFELRLELYGACVEEEGALTGAPKRLATKLSSSLGRSSGRRVRASLDSAGGSGSSPILLPTPAVGGPRYHLLAHTTLTLAAVQDGFRTHDLTLASHEENPAWLPLYGSVCCRLAAQPLCMTQPTASGTLRVQPAGEMQNWAQVHGVLKGTNLFCYRRPEDADTGEEPLLTIAINKETRVRAGELDQALGRPFTLSISNQYGDDEVTHTLQTESREALQSWMEALWQLFFDMSQWKQCCDEIMKIETPASRKPPQALAKQGSLYHEMAIEPLDDIAAVTDILTQREGARLETPPPWLAMFTDQPALPNPCSPASVAPAPAWTHPLPWGRPRTFSLDAVPPDHSPRARSVAPLPPQRSPRTRGLCSKGQPRTWLQSPV; this is encoded by the exons GACACGGAGTTGCAGAGGAAGCTAGACCATGAGATCCGGATGAGGGAAGGGGCCTGTAAGCTGCTGGCAGCCTGCTCCCAGCGAGAGCAGGCTCTGGAGGCCACCAAGAGCCTGCTAGTGTGCAACAGCCGCATCCTCAGCTACATGGGCGAGCTGCAGCGGCGCAAGGAGGCGCAGGTGCTGGGGAAGACAGGCCGGCG GCCTTCTGACAGTGGCCCGCCCGCTGAGCGCTCCCCCTGCCGCGGCCGGGTCTGCATCTCCG ACCTCCGGATTCCACTCATGTGGAAGGACACAGAATATTTCAAGAACAAAGGTG ACTTGCACCGCTGGGCTGTGTTCCTGCTACTGCAGCTGGGGGAACACATCCAGGACACAGAGATGATCCTGGTGGACAGGACCCTTACAGACATCTCCTTTCAGAGCAATGTGCTCTT CGCTGAGGCGGGGCCAGACTTTGAACTTCGGTTAGAGCTGTATGGGGCCTGTGTGGAAGAAGAGGGGGCCCTGACTGGTGCCCCCAAGAGGCTTGCCACCAAACTCAGCAGCTCCCTGGGCCGCTCCTCAGGGAGGCGTGTCCGGGCATCGCTGGACAGTGCTGGGGGTTCAGGGAGCAGTCCCATCTTGCTTCCCACCCCAGCTGTTGG TGGTCCTCGTTACCACCTCTTGGCTCACACCACACTCACCCTGGCAGCAGTGCAAGATGGATTCCGCACACATGACCTCACCCTTGCCAGTCATG AGGAGAACCCTGCCTGGCTACCCCTTTATGGTAGTGTGTGTTGCCGTCTGGCAGCTCAGCCTCTCTGCATGACTCAGCCTACTGCAAGTGGTACCCTCAGggtgcag CCAGCTGGGGAGATGCAGAACTGGGCACAAGTGCATGGAGTTCTAAAAGGCACAAACCTCTTCTGTTACCGGCGACCTGAGGATGCAGACACTGGGGAAGAGCCGCTGCTTACTATTGCCATCAACAAG GAGACTCGAGTCCGGGCAGGGGAGCTGGACCAGGCTCTAGGACGGCCCTTCACGCTAAGCATCAGTAACCAGTATGGGGATGATGAGGTGACACACACCCTTCAGACAGAAAGTCGGGAAGCCCTGCAGAGCTGGATGGAGGCTCTGTGGCAGCTTTTCTTTGACATGA GCCAGTGGAAGCAGTGTTGTGATGAAATCATGAAAATTGAAACTCCTGCTTCCCGGAAACCACCCCAAGCACTGGCAAAGCAGGGGTCCTTGTACCATGAGATGG CTATTGAGCCGCTGGATGACATCGCAGCGGTGACAGACATCCTGACCCAGCGGGAGGGCGCAAGGCTGGAAACACCCCCACCCTGGCTGGCAATGTTTACAGACCAGCCTGCCCTGCCTAACCCCTGCTCGCCTGCCTCAgtggccccagccccagcctggaccCACCCCCTGCCCTGGGGGAGACCCCGAACCTTTTCCCTGGATGCTGTACCCCCAGACCACTCCCCGAGGGCTCGCTCGGTTgcccccctcccacctcagcgaTCCCCACGGACCAGAGGCCTCTGCAGTAAAGGCCAACCTCGCACTTGGCTCCAGTCACCAGTGTGA
- the LOC105465290 gene encoding rhotekin isoform X7 codes for MFSRNHRSRVTVARGSALEMEFKRGRFRLSLFSDPPEDTELQRKLDHEIRMREGACKLLAACSQREQALEATKSLLVCNSRILSYMGELQRRKEAQVLGKTGRRPSDSGPPAERSPCRGRVCISDLRIPLMWKDTEYFKNKGDLHRWAVFLLLQLGEHIQDTEMILVDRTLTDISFQSNVLFGPRYHLLAHTTLTLAAVQDGFRTHDLTLASHEENPAWLPLYGSVCCRLAAQPLCMTQPTASGTLRVQPAGEMQNWAQVHGVLKGTNLFCYRRPEDADTGEEPLLTIAINKETRVRAGELDQALGRPFTLSISNQYGDDEVTHTLQTESREALQSWMEALWQLFFDMSQWKQCCDEIMKIETPASRKPPQALAKQGSLYHEMAIEPLDDIAAVTDILTQREGARLETPPPWLAMFTDQPALPNPCSPASVAPAPAWTHPLPWGRPRTFSLDAVPPDHSPRARSVAPLPPQRSPRTRGLCSKGQPRTWLQSPV; via the exons GACACGGAGTTGCAGAGGAAGCTAGACCATGAGATCCGGATGAGGGAAGGGGCCTGTAAGCTGCTGGCAGCCTGCTCCCAGCGAGAGCAGGCTCTGGAGGCCACCAAGAGCCTGCTAGTGTGCAACAGCCGCATCCTCAGCTACATGGGCGAGCTGCAGCGGCGCAAGGAGGCGCAGGTGCTGGGGAAGACAGGCCGGCG GCCTTCTGACAGTGGCCCGCCCGCTGAGCGCTCCCCCTGCCGCGGCCGGGTCTGCATCTCCG ACCTCCGGATTCCACTCATGTGGAAGGACACAGAATATTTCAAGAACAAAGGTG ACTTGCACCGCTGGGCTGTGTTCCTGCTACTGCAGCTGGGGGAACACATCCAGGACACAGAGATGATCCTGGTGGACAGGACCCTTACAGACATCTCCTTTCAGAGCAATGTGCTCTT TGGTCCTCGTTACCACCTCTTGGCTCACACCACACTCACCCTGGCAGCAGTGCAAGATGGATTCCGCACACATGACCTCACCCTTGCCAGTCATG AGGAGAACCCTGCCTGGCTACCCCTTTATGGTAGTGTGTGTTGCCGTCTGGCAGCTCAGCCTCTCTGCATGACTCAGCCTACTGCAAGTGGTACCCTCAGggtgcag CCAGCTGGGGAGATGCAGAACTGGGCACAAGTGCATGGAGTTCTAAAAGGCACAAACCTCTTCTGTTACCGGCGACCTGAGGATGCAGACACTGGGGAAGAGCCGCTGCTTACTATTGCCATCAACAAG GAGACTCGAGTCCGGGCAGGGGAGCTGGACCAGGCTCTAGGACGGCCCTTCACGCTAAGCATCAGTAACCAGTATGGGGATGATGAGGTGACACACACCCTTCAGACAGAAAGTCGGGAAGCCCTGCAGAGCTGGATGGAGGCTCTGTGGCAGCTTTTCTTTGACATGA GCCAGTGGAAGCAGTGTTGTGATGAAATCATGAAAATTGAAACTCCTGCTTCCCGGAAACCACCCCAAGCACTGGCAAAGCAGGGGTCCTTGTACCATGAGATGG CTATTGAGCCGCTGGATGACATCGCAGCGGTGACAGACATCCTGACCCAGCGGGAGGGCGCAAGGCTGGAAACACCCCCACCCTGGCTGGCAATGTTTACAGACCAGCCTGCCCTGCCTAACCCCTGCTCGCCTGCCTCAgtggccccagccccagcctggaccCACCCCCTGCCCTGGGGGAGACCCCGAACCTTTTCCCTGGATGCTGTACCCCCAGACCACTCCCCGAGGGCTCGCTCGGTTgcccccctcccacctcagcgaTCCCCACGGACCAGAGGCCTCTGCAGTAAAGGCCAACCTCGCACTTGGCTCCAGTCACCAGTGTGA
- the LOC105465290 gene encoding rhotekin isoform X6 encodes MREGACKLLAACSQREQALEATKSLLVCNSRILSYMGELQRRKEAQVLGKTGRRPSDSGPPAERSPCRGRVCISDLRIPLMWKDTEYFKNKGDLHRWAVFLLLQLGEHIQDTEMILVDRTLTDISFQSNVLFAEAGPDFELRLELYGACVEEEGALTGAPKRLATKLSSSLGRSSGRRVRASLDSAGGSGSSPILLPTPAVGGPRYHLLAHTTLTLAAVQDGFRTHDLTLASHEENPAWLPLYGSVCCRLAAQPLCMTQPTASGTLRVQPAGEMQNWAQVHGVLKGTNLFCYRRPEDADTGEEPLLTIAINKETRVRAGELDQALGRPFTLSISNQYGDDEVTHTLQTESREALQSWMEALWQLFFDMSQWKQCCDEIMKIETPASRKPPQALAKQGSLYHEMAIEPLDDIAAVTDILTQREGARLETPPPWLAMFTDQPALPNPCSPASVAPAPAWTHPLPWGRPRTFSLDAVPPDHSPRARSVAPLPPQRSPRTRGLCSKGQPRTWLQSPV; translated from the exons ATGAGGGAAGGGGCCTGTAAGCTGCTGGCAGCCTGCTCCCAGCGAGAGCAGGCTCTGGAGGCCACCAAGAGCCTGCTAGTGTGCAACAGCCGCATCCTCAGCTACATGGGCGAGCTGCAGCGGCGCAAGGAGGCGCAGGTGCTGGGGAAGACAGGCCGGCG GCCTTCTGACAGTGGCCCGCCCGCTGAGCGCTCCCCCTGCCGCGGCCGGGTCTGCATCTCCG ACCTCCGGATTCCACTCATGTGGAAGGACACAGAATATTTCAAGAACAAAGGTG ACTTGCACCGCTGGGCTGTGTTCCTGCTACTGCAGCTGGGGGAACACATCCAGGACACAGAGATGATCCTGGTGGACAGGACCCTTACAGACATCTCCTTTCAGAGCAATGTGCTCTT CGCTGAGGCGGGGCCAGACTTTGAACTTCGGTTAGAGCTGTATGGGGCCTGTGTGGAAGAAGAGGGGGCCCTGACTGGTGCCCCCAAGAGGCTTGCCACCAAACTCAGCAGCTCCCTGGGCCGCTCCTCAGGGAGGCGTGTCCGGGCATCGCTGGACAGTGCTGGGGGTTCAGGGAGCAGTCCCATCTTGCTTCCCACCCCAGCTGTTGG TGGTCCTCGTTACCACCTCTTGGCTCACACCACACTCACCCTGGCAGCAGTGCAAGATGGATTCCGCACACATGACCTCACCCTTGCCAGTCATG AGGAGAACCCTGCCTGGCTACCCCTTTATGGTAGTGTGTGTTGCCGTCTGGCAGCTCAGCCTCTCTGCATGACTCAGCCTACTGCAAGTGGTACCCTCAGggtgcag CCAGCTGGGGAGATGCAGAACTGGGCACAAGTGCATGGAGTTCTAAAAGGCACAAACCTCTTCTGTTACCGGCGACCTGAGGATGCAGACACTGGGGAAGAGCCGCTGCTTACTATTGCCATCAACAAG GAGACTCGAGTCCGGGCAGGGGAGCTGGACCAGGCTCTAGGACGGCCCTTCACGCTAAGCATCAGTAACCAGTATGGGGATGATGAGGTGACACACACCCTTCAGACAGAAAGTCGGGAAGCCCTGCAGAGCTGGATGGAGGCTCTGTGGCAGCTTTTCTTTGACATGA GCCAGTGGAAGCAGTGTTGTGATGAAATCATGAAAATTGAAACTCCTGCTTCCCGGAAACCACCCCAAGCACTGGCAAAGCAGGGGTCCTTGTACCATGAGATGG CTATTGAGCCGCTGGATGACATCGCAGCGGTGACAGACATCCTGACCCAGCGGGAGGGCGCAAGGCTGGAAACACCCCCACCCTGGCTGGCAATGTTTACAGACCAGCCTGCCCTGCCTAACCCCTGCTCGCCTGCCTCAgtggccccagccccagcctggaccCACCCCCTGCCCTGGGGGAGACCCCGAACCTTTTCCCTGGATGCTGTACCCCCAGACCACTCCCCGAGGGCTCGCTCGGTTgcccccctcccacctcagcgaTCCCCACGGACCAGAGGCCTCTGCAGTAAAGGCCAACCTCGCACTTGGCTCCAGTCACCAGTGTGA
- the LOC105465290 gene encoding rhotekin isoform X2: MQDRLHILEDLNMLYIRQMALSLEDTELQRKLDHEIRMREGACKLLAACSQREQALEATKSLLVCNSRILSYMGELQRRKEAQVLGKTGRRPSDSGPPAERSPCRGRVCISDLRIPLMWKDTEYFKNKGDLHRWAVFLLLQLGEHIQDTEMILVDRTLTDISFQSNVLFAEAGPDFELRLELYGACVEEEGALTGAPKRLATKLSSSLGRSSGRRVRASLDSAGGSGSSPILLPTPAVGGPRYHLLAHTTLTLAAVQDGFRTHDLTLASHEENPAWLPLYGSVCCRLAAQPLCMTQPTASGTLRVQPAGEMQNWAQVHGVLKGTNLFCYRRPEDADTGEEPLLTIAINKETRVRAGELDQALGRPFTLSISNQYGDDEVTHTLQTESREALQSWMEALWQLFFDMSQWKQCCDEIMKIETPASRKPPQALAKQGSLYHEMAIEPLDDIAAVTDILTQREGARLETPPPWLAMFTDQPALPNPCSPASVAPAPAWTHPLPWGRPRTFSLDAVPPDHSPRARSVAPLPPQRSPRTRGLCSKGQPRTWLQSPV; this comes from the exons GACACGGAGTTGCAGAGGAAGCTAGACCATGAGATCCGGATGAGGGAAGGGGCCTGTAAGCTGCTGGCAGCCTGCTCCCAGCGAGAGCAGGCTCTGGAGGCCACCAAGAGCCTGCTAGTGTGCAACAGCCGCATCCTCAGCTACATGGGCGAGCTGCAGCGGCGCAAGGAGGCGCAGGTGCTGGGGAAGACAGGCCGGCG GCCTTCTGACAGTGGCCCGCCCGCTGAGCGCTCCCCCTGCCGCGGCCGGGTCTGCATCTCCG ACCTCCGGATTCCACTCATGTGGAAGGACACAGAATATTTCAAGAACAAAGGTG ACTTGCACCGCTGGGCTGTGTTCCTGCTACTGCAGCTGGGGGAACACATCCAGGACACAGAGATGATCCTGGTGGACAGGACCCTTACAGACATCTCCTTTCAGAGCAATGTGCTCTT CGCTGAGGCGGGGCCAGACTTTGAACTTCGGTTAGAGCTGTATGGGGCCTGTGTGGAAGAAGAGGGGGCCCTGACTGGTGCCCCCAAGAGGCTTGCCACCAAACTCAGCAGCTCCCTGGGCCGCTCCTCAGGGAGGCGTGTCCGGGCATCGCTGGACAGTGCTGGGGGTTCAGGGAGCAGTCCCATCTTGCTTCCCACCCCAGCTGTTGG TGGTCCTCGTTACCACCTCTTGGCTCACACCACACTCACCCTGGCAGCAGTGCAAGATGGATTCCGCACACATGACCTCACCCTTGCCAGTCATG AGGAGAACCCTGCCTGGCTACCCCTTTATGGTAGTGTGTGTTGCCGTCTGGCAGCTCAGCCTCTCTGCATGACTCAGCCTACTGCAAGTGGTACCCTCAGggtgcag CCAGCTGGGGAGATGCAGAACTGGGCACAAGTGCATGGAGTTCTAAAAGGCACAAACCTCTTCTGTTACCGGCGACCTGAGGATGCAGACACTGGGGAAGAGCCGCTGCTTACTATTGCCATCAACAAG GAGACTCGAGTCCGGGCAGGGGAGCTGGACCAGGCTCTAGGACGGCCCTTCACGCTAAGCATCAGTAACCAGTATGGGGATGATGAGGTGACACACACCCTTCAGACAGAAAGTCGGGAAGCCCTGCAGAGCTGGATGGAGGCTCTGTGGCAGCTTTTCTTTGACATGA GCCAGTGGAAGCAGTGTTGTGATGAAATCATGAAAATTGAAACTCCTGCTTCCCGGAAACCACCCCAAGCACTGGCAAAGCAGGGGTCCTTGTACCATGAGATGG CTATTGAGCCGCTGGATGACATCGCAGCGGTGACAGACATCCTGACCCAGCGGGAGGGCGCAAGGCTGGAAACACCCCCACCCTGGCTGGCAATGTTTACAGACCAGCCTGCCCTGCCTAACCCCTGCTCGCCTGCCTCAgtggccccagccccagcctggaccCACCCCCTGCCCTGGGGGAGACCCCGAACCTTTTCCCTGGATGCTGTACCCCCAGACCACTCCCCGAGGGCTCGCTCGGTTgcccccctcccacctcagcgaTCCCCACGGACCAGAGGCCTCTGCAGTAAAGGCCAACCTCGCACTTGGCTCCAGTCACCAGTGTGA
- the LOC105465290 gene encoding rhotekin isoform X4 → MFSRNHRSRVTVARGSALEMEFKRGRFRLSLFSDPPEDTELQRKLDHEIRMREGACKLLAACSQREQALEATKSLLVCNSRILSYMGELQRRKEAQVLGKTGRRPSDSGPPAERSPCRGRVCISDLRIPLMWKDTEYFKNKGDLHRWAVFLLLQLGEHIQDTEMILVDRTLTDISFQSNVLFAEAGPDFELRLELYGACVEEEGALTGAPKRLATKLSSSLGRSSGRRVRASLDSAGGSGSSPILLPTPAVGGPRYHLLAHTTLTLAAVQDGFRTHDLTLASHEENPAWLPLYGSVCCRLAAQPLCMTQPTASGTLRVQDADTGEEPLLTIAINKETRVRAGELDQALGRPFTLSISNQYGDDEVTHTLQTESREALQSWMEALWQLFFDMSQWKQCCDEIMKIETPASRKPPQALAKQGSLYHEMAIEPLDDIAAVTDILTQREGARLETPPPWLAMFTDQPALPNPCSPASVAPAPAWTHPLPWGRPRTFSLDAVPPDHSPRARSVAPLPPQRSPRTRGLCSKGQPRTWLQSPV, encoded by the exons GACACGGAGTTGCAGAGGAAGCTAGACCATGAGATCCGGATGAGGGAAGGGGCCTGTAAGCTGCTGGCAGCCTGCTCCCAGCGAGAGCAGGCTCTGGAGGCCACCAAGAGCCTGCTAGTGTGCAACAGCCGCATCCTCAGCTACATGGGCGAGCTGCAGCGGCGCAAGGAGGCGCAGGTGCTGGGGAAGACAGGCCGGCG GCCTTCTGACAGTGGCCCGCCCGCTGAGCGCTCCCCCTGCCGCGGCCGGGTCTGCATCTCCG ACCTCCGGATTCCACTCATGTGGAAGGACACAGAATATTTCAAGAACAAAGGTG ACTTGCACCGCTGGGCTGTGTTCCTGCTACTGCAGCTGGGGGAACACATCCAGGACACAGAGATGATCCTGGTGGACAGGACCCTTACAGACATCTCCTTTCAGAGCAATGTGCTCTT CGCTGAGGCGGGGCCAGACTTTGAACTTCGGTTAGAGCTGTATGGGGCCTGTGTGGAAGAAGAGGGGGCCCTGACTGGTGCCCCCAAGAGGCTTGCCACCAAACTCAGCAGCTCCCTGGGCCGCTCCTCAGGGAGGCGTGTCCGGGCATCGCTGGACAGTGCTGGGGGTTCAGGGAGCAGTCCCATCTTGCTTCCCACCCCAGCTGTTGG TGGTCCTCGTTACCACCTCTTGGCTCACACCACACTCACCCTGGCAGCAGTGCAAGATGGATTCCGCACACATGACCTCACCCTTGCCAGTCATG AGGAGAACCCTGCCTGGCTACCCCTTTATGGTAGTGTGTGTTGCCGTCTGGCAGCTCAGCCTCTCTGCATGACTCAGCCTACTGCAAGTGGTACCCTCAGggtgcag GATGCAGACACTGGGGAAGAGCCGCTGCTTACTATTGCCATCAACAAG GAGACTCGAGTCCGGGCAGGGGAGCTGGACCAGGCTCTAGGACGGCCCTTCACGCTAAGCATCAGTAACCAGTATGGGGATGATGAGGTGACACACACCCTTCAGACAGAAAGTCGGGAAGCCCTGCAGAGCTGGATGGAGGCTCTGTGGCAGCTTTTCTTTGACATGA GCCAGTGGAAGCAGTGTTGTGATGAAATCATGAAAATTGAAACTCCTGCTTCCCGGAAACCACCCCAAGCACTGGCAAAGCAGGGGTCCTTGTACCATGAGATGG CTATTGAGCCGCTGGATGACATCGCAGCGGTGACAGACATCCTGACCCAGCGGGAGGGCGCAAGGCTGGAAACACCCCCACCCTGGCTGGCAATGTTTACAGACCAGCCTGCCCTGCCTAACCCCTGCTCGCCTGCCTCAgtggccccagccccagcctggaccCACCCCCTGCCCTGGGGGAGACCCCGAACCTTTTCCCTGGATGCTGTACCCCCAGACCACTCCCCGAGGGCTCGCTCGGTTgcccccctcccacctcagcgaTCCCCACGGACCAGAGGCCTCTGCAGTAAAGGCCAACCTCGCACTTGGCTCCAGTCACCAGTGTGA